CCGCTCGCATCGGGCGATCACCTCATCGACGTATGACTGACACAGGATGTCAGCCATCCCGCCGTAGCGTCGCCCAGGAAGCCCCCGATCAGCAGGGAGACAGCACGTGATCAGCGGATACGTCATCGGCGAGAGCCTGCGGACCGATGCGGTGTTCGAGCCGCGCGGACTGCGGCTGCGGAGGGTGCGCAGGGTCGAGCCGGGCGGGGTGAGCGCTGCCCAGCCGGCGGTGTGGACCCTCGTCGAGTGGGACAGCGACGGTGAGGACGTCGGTGCGCTCGCGGAAGCGCTGGCGGGCGCGTTGCAGCCGGAACTCGGCTGGTACGCCGACTTCGTCGCCGGGGACGAGCGCGTCGTCGTGTTCGCCGGGAAGGTGTTCCGCTATCGGCGCGGCGACGAGCGCGGCCGTGCCGACGCGGTGGCGTACGGGCGGTCGGTGGGCACGCCCGAGCATCAACTCGACTGGGAGGAGTAACGCGAGGGTCTCACTGAAGGCGACCTGGGGTGGCCGGCGGCCGACCGATGCGTTGTTCCGGGCTGCGGACCAGGCGGGTGGCCAGGCCCCTGCCCCGGTGGGCGGGTTCCGTGCAGACGGCGCTGATCTCGGTCCAGCCGGGTGGCCGGAGCCGCTCGCCTGCCAGGGCGTTGAGACGGCCGCGGTCGCGGATGCCGAGGTAGGTGCCGAGTTCTACGGTCCGCCGGAGGAAGGGGCCCGGCTTGATACGGCGACCAGGTCGAGGATCTCGGGCACGTCGGCGGGTCCGAGCCGTACCGCCTCGGGGGCGGGCTCGGCCCGCGGTGCGGTGTCGACGAGTTGGACGCCCACTCCCCCGCCGACGATCTCCCATCCGTCGGGGACGGTCTCCAAGGGCTTGATCCGTACGGTTGCTCCGGGGCAGACGAGCGTGGGCAGGTCGGCCCAGGCGGCCGGGTCGGTGGGAACGGCGAGGGCGGCCCAAACGGCGTTGTCGAGGGCGGAGGTGTCCGGTGCGGCGGGTCTCTGGGAGGGTCCGCCTCCGCGGACTCGGGTGTGCCGGGCCACGGAGGCGGAGTCCCCTTCCAGGTCGACGTGTGCGGGTGACAGGTGGATTGACGGTGTGTCAGGAGTTGGTCAGCGGCAGACCGGGCGGGTTGACCTCGGACTTGGAGACCGCGTCGTTGGAGAGGTTCCACGCGGCGAGCCACTTGGCGTACTGGCCGTTGTCGATCAGGTGGTTGATCGCGTCGGCGAGGGGCTTGGCGAGGCCGCTGCCCTTCTTCGCGGTCGCGGCGATCAGGCCCTGGAGGGACTCACCGGCACCGGAGTACTGTCCCGCGATCTTCGTCGCGTTGGGCGTGGTCGCGGTCTGGGTGACGTGGTACGAGAGGTTGGGGCTCGGGCCCAGGTAGGCGTCGATCTTGCCGCTGGTCAGGGCCAGGTAGATGCTCGGGCTGTCCTGGAAGTACTTGACGGTCAGCTTCTTGCCCTCCTTCTTCAGCCTGCTCTGCCACTCCAGCAGGATGCGCTCCTGGTTGGTGCCGGCGCCGACGGAGACGGTCTTGTCCGCGAGGGCCTGGTAGTCGCCGTCGAAGGTCCACTTCGAGGTCTTGAGCGTCTCGAAGGCGAGGTCGTCCTTGCGGTAGGAGGCGAACTCGTACTTCTGCTTGCGTTCCTCGGTGTCGGTGATGTTCGAGAAGCCGACGTTCACCTTGCCGCTGTCGATGCCGACGAAGAGGTTCTCCCAGGTGAACCGCTTGACCTCCGGCTCGAGACCGAGGACCGCGGCGACCAGACGGGCCAGGTCGATCTCGGAGCCGGTGAGGGACTTCTGGTCGCTGCCCACGAAGCCCAGCGGCGGGGAGCCGGAGGGCAGGGTGCCGGAACCGATGACGAGCTTGCCGCTCTTCTTCAGCGCGGCGGGCAGCTGGGCGCTGATGGACTTGACCTCGGCGACCTTCAGGGTGGTCTCCTTGGCGGCGCCGTTGGAGAGCCGGCCCACGGTGACCGTGCCCGCGGTGTCGCTCGTGTTGGTGGCCGCGTCGCTGTCGCCCCCGCAGGCGGCGAGCCCGGTGGCGAGAGTGGCGACGGCGGTCGCCGCGGTGATGCCGCGTATCAGGCTGCGTCGGGAGAGATGGGTGCGCATGACTGTCCTTGTCGGTCGGAAGTGACAGGGGAAATCGGAGGTGGCAGTGACGAAAGAAGGGGGCTCAGAGGACCTTGCGGAGGAAGTCCCGGGTCCGTGCGTGCCGCGGCTTGCCGAGGACCTCGGAGGGCGGGTTGGTGACCAGGCCGTGGACGAACTGGGCCGCGAGTGGTTTTGCCGGGGCGTCGGTTTGCGGCGGGGCGTCGGTGACGGACACGGCGGCGCCTGGGGGTTCACTCATGAGGGGCTCCGGCGGGAGTCGGTTTTCCCCTGGGACACGGGCGAACACGGCGCACTACGCCGGCAGTACGCGACGCACGGGTACCGGGGGGTGGGCGGTCGACGCCGTACCGCGGGCGCGGTGCGGGTCAGGAACGCGGGGGCTCGGGAAGGACGTCAGCCCCGACAGCGGGCACGGCCCGGCGCGGTACACAGTGCGCTGCTCACGCGGAGCAGATCGACGGCCCGGTCGGCGACGAGCAGGTCGCCGTACGGCCGTACGCAGCTCTGGGAGCGGCGTGCGGCCGTCCTGGGAGCTGCGTACATCTCGGTCACCGTCGCTGTTCCATGGGGTCGCACAGGACTCGTGCGGACCCGTGAGTGCCGGGTCCCCGGCGGACCCGTGAGTGTGTCAGGTCCCTGATGGGCCGTAAGTCAAGACAGCCGTCCTGACCTGTGTCAAATGCCGGTCCATCAGGTGGAAGGGTCAGGACGTGCGGGCGGCGTGCGCGGCCCAGTCCAGGATCTGTACGGCGGCCCCGGCGGCCTCCAGGCCCTGACAGCGGGCGTGGTGCCGGCGGGCGATGCCGTCGAGGTCGAGGTTGCCGCCGAAGGCCGGGTGGGCGGCCAGGCGGCGGGCGTAGGCCCACAGGGTGGGGTGGTCGGCGATGCGCTGGACGGCGGAGGCGTCGAGGTGGTGGCGGTGCACGGTGTCGAGCTGGACCAGCGCGACCCACAAATCGACGTCGGCGGCCGTGATGTGATCCCGGATCAGGTACTCCCGCCCGACGAGCCAGCGCTCCAAGGCGCCCAGGGAGTCGAGCAGTTGCTCCAGCTCGACGGCCCGCTCCGCCGCGTCACCACCCGCCCACCCGGCACGCTGGGCGGCCTGGCCGATGCCCCGGCACATCCGCTCGACGGCCTCGGTCTCCGACTGGGCCCCGCACGGGTACAGCGCCGGACGGCCGGAGCCGAAGTGGCGGGCCAGGTCGCGGGTGATGTCGGCGGCGTGAGTGCTGACGATCCGCCCCGACCAGTCGTCGCTGAGCACCGGGGCGGTGGCTGCGCCCGTGTACCGGTGCGCGCTGGCCTCGTAGAGCGGGCGCAGTGCGGAATGTCCCCCGTCGGGACAGTCGGGGACCGGGTCCAGGAAGGTCACGGGACAGATGTCGTCGAGGCCGAGCAGGCTGTGCACGACGGCGATGCGCAGGCCGTCGGCACAGGCGGCGGCCAGGTGGAGCCGGTAGCGGCGCGGCACGGCGTAGTGCCCACTGCGCGCGTCCTGGCCGATCCGGCCGCGGAAGGCGGGGCTCGGCTGGGTGGTGGGGACGTGGGCGAGCGGTGTGACGGACATGGGTCTCCCCGGGATTCGGGCGCAGACGTACGCGCGGCGGAAGCGACGTCGGGCGGGAGCGGGCGGCCGTCCCCGTGCACGGCGGCAGGGGTGTGCCGTTCGGGTGCGGAACGGGTG
Above is a window of Streptomyces griseorubiginosus DNA encoding:
- a CDS encoding transporter substrate-binding domain-containing protein, with protein sequence MRTHLSRRSLIRGITAATAVATLATGLAACGGDSDAATNTSDTAGTVTVGRLSNGAAKETTLKVAEVKSISAQLPAALKKSGKLVIGSGTLPSGSPPLGFVGSDQKSLTGSEIDLARLVAAVLGLEPEVKRFTWENLFVGIDSGKVNVGFSNITDTEERKQKYEFASYRKDDLAFETLKTSKWTFDGDYQALADKTVSVGAGTNQERILLEWQSRLKKEGKKLTVKYFQDSPSIYLALTSGKIDAYLGPSPNLSYHVTQTATTPNATKIAGQYSGAGESLQGLIAATAKKGSGLAKPLADAINHLIDNGQYAKWLAAWNLSNDAVSKSEVNPPGLPLTNS
- a CDS encoding glutathione S-transferase C-terminal domain-containing protein codes for the protein MSVTPLAHVPTTQPSPAFRGRIGQDARSGHYAVPRRYRLHLAAACADGLRIAVVHSLLGLDDICPVTFLDPVPDCPDGGHSALRPLYEASAHRYTGAATAPVLSDDWSGRIVSTHAADITRDLARHFGSGRPALYPCGAQSETEAVERMCRGIGQAAQRAGWAGGDAAERAVELEQLLDSLGALERWLVGREYLIRDHITAADVDLWVALVQLDTVHRHHLDASAVQRIADHPTLWAYARRLAAHPAFGGNLDLDGIARRHHARCQGLEAAGAAVQILDWAAHAARTS